The following are encoded together in the Streptomyces flavofungini genome:
- a CDS encoding GntR family transcriptional regulator: MTAFAPDSIVLNRKLPLWYQVSQSLRASILGRAPDAPLRLPTEEQLAGHYGVSVLTMRQALKELEDEGLISRHRRRGTFIEPGVQRGSPVRLLGSVDAIVAQQSGMDTELLSHGQEPVPAELAQYFPDVQHVATYHRLRSDTKTGEPTNHARNHIRPDLADRVDPADLERWPMTKVLRDVVGVAISRITDTVEATLADPETARLLQVPLLSPILHYTGITYDDQGRALDVARIHYRGDRFSFTVTLDAT, translated from the coding sequence GTGACCGCTTTCGCCCCGGACTCGATCGTCCTGAACCGAAAGCTGCCGCTCTGGTATCAGGTGTCGCAGTCGCTGCGCGCCTCGATACTCGGCCGGGCGCCCGACGCCCCGCTGCGCCTGCCCACCGAGGAACAGCTGGCGGGGCACTACGGCGTCAGCGTGCTCACCATGCGGCAGGCGCTCAAGGAGCTGGAGGACGAGGGCCTGATCAGCAGGCACCGGCGGCGCGGCACGTTCATCGAGCCCGGGGTGCAGCGCGGTTCGCCGGTGCGGCTCCTCGGCTCGGTGGACGCGATCGTGGCCCAGCAGTCCGGCATGGACACCGAGCTCCTGTCCCACGGGCAGGAGCCGGTGCCCGCCGAACTCGCCCAGTACTTCCCGGACGTGCAGCACGTCGCCACGTACCACCGCCTGCGCAGCGACACCAAGACCGGCGAGCCCACCAACCACGCCCGCAACCACATCCGCCCCGACCTCGCCGACCGCGTCGACCCCGCGGACCTGGAGCGGTGGCCGATGACGAAGGTCCTGCGGGATGTGGTGGGCGTGGCGATCTCCCGCATCACCGACACCGTGGAGGCCACCCTCGCCGACCCCGAGACGGCCCGCCTCCTCCAAGTGCCGCTGCTCAGCCCGATCCTGCACTACACGGGCATCACGTACGACGACCAGGGGCGGGCTCTGGACGTGGCGCGGATCCACTATCGGGGGGACCGGTTCTCGTTCACGGTCACGCTGGACGCGACCTGA
- the hmgA gene encoding homogentisate 1,2-dioxygenase — protein MTGDDPRDHARKTAEKLGYLSGFGNEHSSEAVPGALPHGRNSPQRAPLGLYAEQLSGTAFTEPRAHNRRSWLYRIRPSAAHPAFTRVDNGAIRTAPFTESVPDPNRLRWNPLPEPAPGTDWLAGLWTLGGNGDATQRTGMAVHLYHANSSMDRVFSDADGELLIVPEHGGLLLRTEFGLLRAEPGHIALIPRGVRFRVELLDESARGYVCENYGAVFQLPDLGPIGANGLANARDFKAPVAAYEDDSDTAGPVEVVNKFCGNLWSATYDHSPLDVVAWHGNHVPYVYDLHRFNVIGTISYDHPDPSIFTVLTSPSDTPGLAGVDFVVFAPRWLVGEDTFRPPYFHRNVMSEYMGLIEGAYDAKTAGEGGFVPGGGSLHNMMSAHGPDRETFEKASAAELKPQRIDDGLAFMFETRWPVTATEQAAKAGHLQRGYDDVWQGLERHFRP, from the coding sequence ATGACCGGGGACGACCCGAGGGACCACGCACGCAAGACGGCCGAGAAGCTGGGCTACCTCAGCGGCTTCGGCAACGAACACAGCTCGGAAGCCGTTCCCGGCGCCCTGCCGCACGGCCGCAACTCGCCCCAGCGCGCCCCCCTCGGGCTGTACGCGGAGCAGCTCAGCGGCACCGCGTTCACCGAGCCGCGCGCCCACAACCGCCGCTCCTGGCTGTACCGCATCCGCCCCTCGGCCGCGCACCCGGCGTTCACCCGCGTCGACAACGGCGCGATCCGCACGGCCCCCTTCACCGAGTCCGTCCCCGACCCCAACCGGCTGCGCTGGAACCCGCTGCCGGAGCCCGCGCCCGGCACGGACTGGCTCGCGGGCCTGTGGACCCTCGGCGGCAACGGCGACGCGACGCAGCGCACGGGCATGGCGGTGCACCTGTACCACGCCAACTCCTCCATGGACCGGGTGTTCAGCGACGCCGACGGCGAGCTCCTGATCGTCCCCGAGCACGGTGGCCTGCTCCTGCGCACCGAGTTCGGCCTGCTGCGCGCCGAGCCCGGCCATATCGCCCTGATCCCGCGCGGCGTCCGCTTCCGCGTGGAGCTGCTCGACGAGAGCGCCCGCGGCTACGTCTGCGAGAACTACGGCGCGGTCTTCCAGCTCCCCGACCTCGGCCCGATCGGCGCCAACGGCCTCGCGAACGCCCGGGACTTCAAGGCCCCGGTCGCGGCGTACGAGGACGACTCGGACACGGCGGGCCCGGTCGAGGTGGTCAACAAGTTCTGCGGCAACCTCTGGTCGGCGACCTACGACCACTCCCCCCTCGACGTCGTCGCCTGGCACGGCAACCACGTCCCGTACGTGTACGACCTGCACCGCTTCAACGTCATCGGCACCATCTCGTACGACCACCCGGACCCGTCCATCTTCACGGTGCTCACCTCCCCCTCGGACACCCCGGGCCTCGCGGGCGTCGACTTCGTCGTCTTCGCGCCGCGCTGGCTGGTCGGCGAGGACACCTTCCGGCCGCCGTACTTCCACCGGAACGTGATGAGCGAGTACATGGGCCTGATCGAGGGCGCGTACGACGCGAAGACCGCCGGGGAGGGGGGGTTCGTGCCGGGCGGCGGCTCACTGCACAACATGATGTCGGCGCACGGCCCCGACCGGGAGACCTTCGAGAAGGCCAGCGCGGCCGAGCTGAAGCCGCAGCGCATCGACGACGGCCTGGCCTTCATGTTCGAGACCCGCTGGCCGGTCACCGCCACCGAGCAGGCGGCGAAGGCCGGACACCTGCAGCGCGGCTACGACGACGTGTGGCAGGGTCTGGAGCGTCATTTCCGGCCGTAG
- a CDS encoding TetR/AcrR family transcriptional regulator — MQDRSASEPSPAPASAEPAPAPGPPPAPAPGPPPAPTALRRAPVQRRSAERLTRILDACADLLDEIGYENLTTRSVAERAGVPIGSVYRFFGNKRALVDALAHRNLERYAERVTRRLVPVAPGDWRAALDALLDEYLAMKRTAPGFSLVDFGTQIPVGDPGAAPNHRVADHLAALLSAYIGRAPDPALRRAFLVAVETADALFRLAFRVDPGGDEAIVGEARALLRAYLAGVLD, encoded by the coding sequence ATGCAGGACCGCAGCGCCTCCGAGCCCTCGCCCGCACCCGCCTCCGCCGAGCCCGCACCAGCCCCCGGGCCCCCGCCCGCACCCGCCCCCGGGCCCCCGCCCGCCCCCACCGCCCTGCGCCGCGCCCCCGTCCAGCGCCGCAGCGCCGAGCGCCTCACCCGCATCCTCGACGCCTGCGCGGACCTCCTCGACGAGATCGGCTACGAGAACCTGACCACCCGGTCCGTCGCCGAGCGCGCGGGCGTGCCGATCGGCTCCGTCTACCGCTTCTTCGGCAACAAACGGGCTCTCGTCGACGCCCTGGCCCACCGCAACCTGGAGCGCTACGCCGAGCGGGTCACCCGGCGCCTGGTGCCGGTCGCGCCGGGCGACTGGCGCGCCGCCCTCGACGCGCTCCTCGACGAGTACCTCGCCATGAAGCGCACCGCCCCCGGCTTCTCCCTCGTCGACTTCGGCACCCAGATCCCCGTCGGCGACCCCGGTGCCGCCCCCAACCACCGCGTCGCCGACCACCTCGCCGCACTGCTCTCCGCCTACATCGGGCGCGCCCCCGACCCCGCCCTGCGCCGCGCCTTCCTGGTCGCCGTCGAGACCGCCGACGCGCTGTTCCGCCTCGCCTTCCGGGTGGACCCGGGCGGGGACGAGGCGATCGTGGGGGAGGCGCGGGCGCTCCTTCGGGCCTATTTGGCGGGGGTGTTGGACTGA
- a CDS encoding molybdopterin oxidoreductase family protein, which translates to MPRTALRVCPLCEATCGLTLTVEGTGVTAARGDKDDVFSRGFICPKGASFGAADSDPDRLRRPLLRRDGRLEEASWEEAFDAVAAGIRPLVERYGPHAVGVVLGNPNVHTVAGALYPPLLLAGLGTRSLFTASTLDQMPKHVSSGLLFGDALAIPVPDLDRTDHLLMLGANPLDSNGSLCTAPDFPGRLKALRARGGSLTVVDPRRTRTAKLADRHVAIRPGTDALLLAAVAQVLFADGLVTLGALAEQVEGVEQVADAVRDFTPEAVADACDVPAATIRELARELAAAPTAAVYGRVGASTVALGTLTCWLVDVLNVLTGNLDRPGGAMFPLSATDRAPRPAGPGKGFALGRWRSRADGHPEAKGELPIAALAAEIDTPVRGGGAGRDSVDGGPDGGPVGSAPGRVPADGGLGESPLRALISIAANPVLSAPDGDRLDKALESLDFMVSVDPYLNETSRHAHVVLPPPPPSQSPHFDFALNALAVRNQVRYNRAAVPLEAGRMAETEILARLVLAVSDGGPPCSSEAESLGEHGADPAAVDALAIDRALRKAVADPHAPVHGQDPGELADRLTGESGPERRLDLMLRLGPYGDGFGADPEGLGLQRLLDHPHGIDLGPLRPRVPQVLKTRSGRVELFPGPIAEDLPRLARALAASRTPGGAPAGLVLVGRRHLRSNNSWMHNVPALVGGTNRCTLHVHPDDAGRLGLVDGGRARVTAAGGEIAVPVEVTDAVRPGVVSLPHGWGHDRPGTRLSVAAADPGANVNQLLDGTLLDPLSGTAVLNGFQVTVAPLPRAETR; encoded by the coding sequence ATGCCCCGCACCGCCCTGCGCGTCTGCCCCCTCTGCGAAGCCACCTGCGGCCTCACCCTCACCGTCGAGGGAACCGGCGTGACCGCCGCGCGCGGGGACAAGGACGACGTGTTCAGCCGCGGCTTCATCTGCCCGAAGGGCGCCTCGTTCGGTGCGGCCGACAGCGATCCGGACCGGCTGCGGCGACCCCTTCTGCGCCGCGACGGGCGCCTTGAGGAGGCCAGTTGGGAGGAGGCCTTCGACGCCGTCGCCGCCGGCATCCGGCCTCTGGTCGAGCGGTACGGGCCGCACGCGGTCGGCGTCGTCCTCGGCAACCCGAACGTGCACACCGTGGCCGGCGCCCTCTACCCGCCGTTGCTCCTCGCGGGCCTCGGCACCCGCAGCCTGTTCACGGCCAGCACCCTCGACCAGATGCCCAAGCACGTCTCCAGCGGACTGCTCTTCGGCGACGCCCTCGCCATCCCCGTGCCGGACCTGGACCGCACGGACCACCTCCTGATGCTCGGCGCCAACCCGCTGGATTCCAACGGCAGCCTGTGCACCGCGCCCGACTTCCCCGGCAGGCTCAAGGCGCTGCGCGCCCGGGGCGGCAGCCTCACCGTCGTCGACCCGCGCCGCACCCGCACCGCGAAGCTGGCCGACCGGCACGTGGCGATCCGGCCCGGCACGGACGCGCTGCTGCTCGCCGCGGTGGCACAGGTCCTGTTCGCGGACGGCCTGGTCACGCTGGGGGCGCTCGCAGAGCAGGTGGAGGGGGTCGAGCAAGTCGCCGACGCCGTACGGGACTTCACTCCCGAAGCCGTCGCCGACGCCTGTGACGTGCCCGCCGCCACCATCCGGGAGCTCGCCCGTGAGCTCGCTGCCGCGCCCACGGCCGCCGTCTACGGTCGCGTCGGCGCGAGCACCGTCGCCCTCGGCACCCTCACCTGCTGGCTCGTCGACGTCCTGAACGTCCTCACCGGCAACCTCGACCGGCCCGGCGGCGCCATGTTCCCCCTCTCCGCCACGGACCGGGCCCCGCGCCCTGCCGGACCCGGCAAAGGCTTCGCGCTCGGCCGCTGGCGCAGCCGCGCCGACGGGCACCCGGAGGCGAAGGGGGAGCTGCCGATCGCCGCGCTCGCGGCGGAGATCGACACGCCTGTGCGCGGGGGCGGGGCGGGGCGCGACTCGGTGGACGGCGGCCCGGACGGCGGCCCCGTGGGCAGTGCCCCGGGCCGGGTCCCTGCGGACGGCGGCCTGGGAGAGAGTCCCCTCCGCGCCCTCATCTCCATCGCCGCCAACCCCGTCCTCTCCGCCCCCGACGGCGACCGCCTCGACAAGGCCCTGGAGTCACTGGACTTCATGGTCAGCGTCGACCCGTACCTGAACGAGACCTCACGCCACGCGCACGTCGTCCTGCCGCCGCCCCCGCCCTCGCAGAGCCCCCACTTCGACTTCGCCCTCAACGCGCTCGCCGTGCGCAACCAGGTCCGCTACAACCGCGCCGCCGTCCCTCTGGAGGCGGGCCGGATGGCGGAGACCGAGATCCTGGCCCGGCTCGTGCTCGCGGTCAGCGATGGGGGTCCCCCCTGCTCGAGCGAAGCCGAGAGCTTGGGGGAGCACGGCGCCGACCCGGCAGCCGTCGACGCCCTCGCCATCGACCGCGCCCTCCGCAAGGCCGTCGCCGACCCGCACGCGCCCGTGCACGGCCAGGACCCCGGGGAACTGGCCGACCGGCTCACGGGCGAGAGCGGACCCGAGCGCCGCCTGGACCTGATGCTGCGCCTCGGCCCGTACGGCGACGGCTTCGGCGCCGACCCGGAAGGCCTCGGCCTCCAACGCCTCCTCGACCACCCGCACGGCATCGACCTCGGCCCCCTCCGACCCCGGGTCCCCCAGGTCCTGAAGACCCGCAGCGGCCGCGTCGAGCTGTTTCCGGGGCCGATCGCCGAGGACCTGCCACGCCTGGCCCGCGCCCTGGCCGCCTCCCGCACGCCGGGCGGGGCTCCCGCCGGACTCGTCCTGGTCGGCCGCCGTCATCTGCGCTCCAACAACAGCTGGATGCACAACGTCCCCGCCCTCGTCGGCGGCACCAACCGCTGCACCCTGCACGTCCACCCCGACGACGCGGGCCGCCTCGGCCTCGTCGACGGCGGGCGGGCCCGCGTCACCGCCGCAGGCGGCGAGATCGCCGTGCCCGTCGAGGTCACCGACGCCGTCCGCCCCGGCGTCGTGAGCCTGCCGCACGGCTGGGGCCACGACCGGCCTGGCACCCGCCTGAGCGTGGCCGCGGCCGACCCCGGGGCCAACGTCAACCAGCTCCTGGACGGCACCCTCCTCGACCCGCTCTCCGGCACCGCCGTCCTGAACGGCTTCCAGGTCACCGTCGCCCCGCTGCCCCGAGCAGAAACCCGCTGA
- a CDS encoding CitMHS family transporter: MLTILGFVMIATFLVLIMMKKMSPIAALVLIPALFCVFVGKGAHLGDYVLEGVGNLAPTAAMLMFAIVYFGVMIDVGLFDPIVRGILRFCKADPMRIVVGTAVLAAIVSLDGDGSTTFMITVSAMYPLYKRLKMSLVVMTGVAATANGVMNTLPWGGPTARAATALKVDAADIFVPMIPALACGLVAVFILSYVLGLRERRRLGVLSLDEVLESETRAGEPVLVGADGEAGAGRVSFTKSGAAGGGPARGGPAGGGLAGGNSASVAAGSDSGSASVSGAADDDADDDDGFQGLDPHRPTLRPKLYWFNAALTVLLLTAMIMEWLPIPVLFLLGAALALTVNFPHMPDQKARIAAHAENVLNVTGMVFAAAVFTGVLTGTGMVDHMADWLVSTIPDGMGGQMGLVTGLLSIPLTYFMSNDGFYFGVLPVLAEAGQAHGVSNLEIARASIAGQALHMSSPLVPAVYVLVGMAKVEFGDHTRFTVKWAVLTSLVVLGAGILFGII, from the coding sequence ATGCTGACCATCCTCGGATTCGTCATGATCGCCACCTTCCTGGTGCTGATCATGATGAAGAAGATGTCGCCGATCGCGGCACTGGTGCTCATCCCCGCGCTGTTCTGCGTCTTCGTAGGAAAGGGCGCCCATCTCGGGGACTACGTCCTCGAAGGCGTGGGCAACCTGGCCCCCACGGCCGCGATGCTCATGTTCGCCATCGTGTACTTCGGCGTCATGATCGACGTGGGCCTGTTCGACCCGATCGTCCGCGGCATCCTGCGCTTCTGCAAGGCGGACCCGATGCGGATCGTGGTCGGCACCGCGGTGCTCGCCGCGATCGTCTCCCTCGACGGCGACGGCTCCACCACCTTCATGATCACGGTCTCGGCGATGTACCCGCTGTACAAGCGCCTGAAGATGAGCCTCGTGGTGATGACCGGCGTCGCCGCCACCGCCAATGGCGTGATGAACACGCTGCCCTGGGGCGGTCCCACGGCCCGCGCCGCCACCGCCCTGAAAGTCGACGCCGCCGACATCTTCGTCCCCATGATCCCGGCGCTCGCCTGCGGACTCGTCGCCGTCTTCATCCTGTCGTACGTCCTCGGACTGCGGGAGCGCAGGCGGCTCGGGGTGCTCTCGCTCGACGAGGTCCTGGAGAGCGAGACGCGGGCGGGTGAGCCGGTGCTCGTCGGGGCGGACGGCGAGGCGGGCGCCGGGCGCGTCAGCTTCACCAAGAGCGGTGCGGCCGGGGGCGGCCCCGCCAGGGGCGGTCCAGCGGGGGGTGGCCTCGCCGGCGGCAACTCCGCCTCCGTGGCCGCGGGTTCGGATTCGGGTTCGGCTTCGGTTTCCGGTGCCGCCGATGACGACGCCGATGACGACGACGGCTTCCAGGGGCTCGACCCCCACCGCCCCACCCTGCGCCCCAAGCTCTACTGGTTCAACGCCGCCCTGACGGTCCTGCTCCTCACCGCCATGATCATGGAGTGGCTGCCGATCCCCGTCCTGTTCCTGCTCGGCGCGGCCCTCGCCCTCACCGTCAACTTCCCGCACATGCCCGACCAGAAGGCCCGCATCGCCGCCCACGCCGAGAACGTGCTCAACGTCACCGGCATGGTCTTCGCCGCCGCCGTCTTCACCGGCGTCCTCACCGGCACCGGCATGGTCGACCACATGGCCGACTGGCTCGTCTCCACCATCCCCGACGGCATGGGCGGCCAGATGGGCCTGGTCACCGGCCTGTTGTCGATCCCGCTCACCTACTTCATGTCCAACGACGGCTTCTACTTCGGCGTCCTCCCCGTCCTCGCAGAGGCGGGCCAGGCGCACGGCGTCTCCAACCTGGAGATCGCCCGCGCCTCCATCGCGGGCCAGGCCCTGCACATGTCGAGCCCGCTGGTGCCCGCCGTGTACGTCCTCGTGGGCATGGCGAAGGTCGAGTTCGGCGACCACACCCGGTTCACCGTCAAGTGGGCCGTGCTGACCTCGCTGGTGGTGCTCGGCGCCGGAATCCTCTTCGGCATCATCTGA
- a CDS encoding MFS transporter has translation MRRGRRGGPRPSGRGWLLRLVIAFSFAQGAVSMARPAVSYRALSLGADERAIGVIAGVYALLPLFAAVPLGRRTDHGRCAPLLPVGVALIAGGCALSGTASSLAALAAWSGVMGLGHLCFVIGAQSIVARQSAPAEQDRNFGHFTIGASLGQLVGPVAAGALIGPDMDRTSALALVVSAGVGAAAVGALWRIEYGGGAAGASARGGCGAPGANGSRGREAAGRSGKVPVLGILRARGVPAGIFISLAVLSATDILTAYLPVVGEHRGIAPATVGILLSLRAGATIACRLVLTPLLRVLGRRALITGTCLLGAVLCAGVAVPLPVWALAVMLALLGFCLGVGQPLSMTTVVQAAPAAARSTALALRLTGNRLGQVAAPAGAGAVAGVAGVGAPFVMLGVLLLGAAALGPRRASGRGAGEPGPRVGPGAAPAGVPGPDRRSP, from the coding sequence ATGCGGCGTGGACGCCGCGGCGGGCCCCGGCCGTCCGGCCGGGGCTGGCTGCTGCGCCTCGTCATCGCCTTCAGCTTCGCGCAGGGGGCGGTGTCGATGGCGCGGCCCGCCGTCTCCTACCGGGCCCTCTCGCTGGGCGCCGACGAACGCGCCATCGGCGTCATCGCGGGCGTCTACGCGCTGCTCCCGCTCTTCGCCGCCGTGCCCCTCGGCCGCCGCACCGACCACGGGCGCTGCGCGCCGCTCCTTCCCGTCGGCGTCGCCCTGATCGCGGGCGGGTGCGCGCTCAGCGGTACGGCCTCCTCCCTCGCCGCGCTCGCCGCGTGGAGCGGGGTCATGGGGCTCGGCCACCTCTGCTTCGTCATCGGCGCCCAGTCGATCGTGGCCCGCCAGTCGGCTCCCGCCGAACAGGACCGGAACTTCGGCCACTTCACGATCGGCGCCTCCCTCGGCCAGCTCGTCGGCCCCGTCGCCGCGGGGGCCCTCATCGGGCCGGACATGGACCGCACGAGCGCCCTCGCCCTCGTGGTGTCGGCCGGGGTCGGGGCGGCGGCGGTCGGCGCGCTGTGGCGGATCGAGTACGGGGGTGGGGCGGCCGGGGCGTCGGCGCGCGGGGGGTGCGGGGCGCCCGGGGCGAACGGTTCGCGTGGGCGGGAGGCCGCGGGGCGGTCCGGCAAGGTGCCCGTGCTGGGGATTCTGCGGGCCCGTGGGGTGCCCGCGGGGATCTTCATCAGCCTCGCCGTGCTGTCCGCGACGGACATCCTCACCGCGTACCTGCCAGTCGTCGGCGAGCACCGGGGGATCGCCCCCGCGACCGTGGGGATCCTGCTCAGTCTGCGGGCGGGCGCCACGATCGCCTGCCGCCTGGTGCTGACACCGCTCCTGCGGGTCCTCGGCCGGCGGGCCCTCATCACCGGCACCTGCCTGCTCGGCGCGGTGCTGTGCGCCGGGGTCGCCGTGCCCCTGCCCGTGTGGGCGCTCGCCGTCATGCTCGCCCTGCTCGGCTTCTGCCTCGGGGTCGGTCAGCCCCTGTCGATGACGACCGTCGTCCAGGCCGCGCCCGCGGCGGCCCGGTCCACCGCGTTGGCCCTGCGGCTCACCGGGAATCGGCTCGGGCAGGTGGCCGCGCCCGCCGGGGCCGGGGCGGTCGCCGGGGTGGCGGGGGTGGGGGCGCCCTTCGTCATGCTGGGGGTGCTGTTGCTGGGGGCGGCGGCGCTGGGGCCGCGCCGGGCTTCTGGGCGTGGGGCCGGGGAGCCTGGGCCTCGGGTCGGTCCCGGGGCGGCCCCGGCCGGGGTTCCGGGGCCGGACCGTCGGTCCCCCTGA
- a CDS encoding aldehyde dehydrogenase family protein, with protein sequence MKAHDGMYIGGAWRPAATEATIPVVNPADEQVIAHVPAGTEADVDAAVRAARAALPAWSATPPRERAALIGAIRDGLAARQGEIAETVTAELGAPLRFSESVHAAVPVLVAGSYADLAATYAFEEKVGNSTVYAEPVGVVGAITPWNYPLHQIVAKVAPALAAGCTVVLKPAEDTPLTARLFAGIVHEAGLPAGVFNLVTGLGPVAGQALAEHDGVDLVSFTGSTAVGKRIGALAGAAVKRVALELGGKSANVILPSADLAKAVNVGVANVMANSGQTCSAWTRMLVHTSRYDEAVELAGAAAAKYGDRIGPVVSEKQRARVRGYIEQGVKEGARLVTGGPDAPREQGYYVRPTVFADVTPEMTIAQEEIFGPVVSLLRYEDEAEAEAIANGTVYGLAGAVWAGDDAEAVAFARRLHTGQVDINGGSFNPLAPFGGYKESGVGRELGAHGLTEYLQTKSLQF encoded by the coding sequence ATGAAGGCCCACGACGGGATGTACATCGGGGGCGCCTGGCGCCCCGCCGCGACTGAGGCCACGATCCCGGTCGTGAACCCGGCCGACGAACAGGTCATCGCCCACGTCCCCGCGGGCACCGAGGCGGACGTCGACGCCGCCGTCCGCGCGGCCCGCGCCGCCCTGCCCGCCTGGTCGGCCACCCCGCCCCGGGAGCGCGCGGCGCTGATCGGCGCGATCCGCGACGGCCTGGCCGCCCGCCAGGGCGAGATCGCCGAGACGGTCACCGCCGAACTCGGCGCCCCCTTGCGCTTCTCGGAGTCCGTGCACGCCGCCGTCCCCGTCCTGGTCGCGGGCTCCTACGCGGACCTCGCGGCCACGTACGCCTTCGAGGAGAAGGTCGGCAACTCCACGGTGTACGCCGAGCCCGTCGGCGTCGTCGGCGCGATCACGCCCTGGAACTACCCGTTGCACCAGATCGTCGCCAAGGTCGCCCCCGCCCTCGCCGCGGGCTGCACGGTGGTGCTCAAGCCCGCCGAGGACACCCCGCTGACGGCGCGGCTCTTCGCCGGGATCGTCCACGAGGCGGGGCTGCCCGCGGGCGTGTTCAACCTGGTCACCGGCCTCGGCCCGGTCGCGGGCCAGGCGCTCGCCGAGCACGACGGCGTCGACCTGGTCTCCTTCACGGGGTCCACGGCCGTCGGCAAGCGCATCGGCGCCCTCGCGGGCGCCGCCGTCAAGCGCGTCGCCCTCGAACTCGGCGGCAAGTCCGCCAACGTCATCCTGCCGAGCGCCGACCTCGCGAAGGCCGTGAACGTCGGCGTCGCCAACGTCATGGCCAACTCCGGCCAGACGTGCAGCGCCTGGACCCGCATGCTGGTGCACACCTCCCGGTACGACGAGGCGGTGGAGCTCGCCGGCGCCGCCGCCGCGAAGTACGGCGACCGCATCGGCCCGGTCGTCAGCGAGAAGCAGCGCGCCCGCGTGCGCGGCTACATCGAGCAGGGCGTCAAGGAAGGCGCCCGCCTGGTCACGGGCGGCCCCGACGCCCCGCGCGAGCAGGGCTACTACGTCCGCCCGACGGTCTTCGCCGACGTCACGCCGGAGATGACGATCGCCCAGGAGGAGATCTTCGGCCCCGTCGTCTCGCTCCTGCGGTACGAGGACGAGGCGGAGGCCGAGGCCATCGCCAACGGCACGGTGTACGGGCTCGCGGGCGCGGTGTGGGCCGGTGACGACGCCGAGGCCGTGGCCTTCGCCCGCCGACTGCACACCGGGCAGGTCGACATCAACGGCGGCAGCTTCAACCCGCTGGCTCCGTTCGGCGGTTACAAGGAGTCGGGCGTCGGCCGCGAACTCGGCGCCCACGGCCTCACCGAGTACCTCCAGACCAAGTCGCTCCAGTTCTGA
- a CDS encoding Zn-dependent alcohol dehydrogenase — protein sequence MVRVRAAVLPAVGSPLEIAEVDLPEPGPGQVRVRLAAAGVCHSDLSLSDGTMRVPVPAVLGHEGAGTVVSVGEGVTHVAPGDGVVLNWAPACGSCHACHLGEVWLCGNALTGAGEVYARRSDGTDLHPGLNVAAFAEETVVAAACVLPAPAGVPLTDAALLGCAVLTGYGAVHHAARVQEGETVAVFGAGGVGLAALQAARIAGAARIVAVDVSPAKEDLARAAGATEYVVASDATARAVRALTGGHGVDVAVECVGRAVTIRTAWESTRRGGRTTVVGIGGKEQQVTFNALELFHWGRTLSGCVYGNSDPAVDLPVLAEHVRAGRLDLGALVTDRIGLDGIPAAFANMVAGKGGRALVVF from the coding sequence GTGGTCCGCGTCCGCGCCGCCGTCCTGCCCGCCGTCGGCTCCCCCCTGGAGATCGCCGAGGTCGACCTGCCCGAACCGGGGCCCGGCCAGGTGCGGGTGCGCCTCGCCGCCGCCGGGGTGTGCCACTCCGACCTGTCCCTGTCCGACGGCACGATGCGGGTGCCCGTGCCCGCGGTGCTCGGGCACGAGGGCGCGGGCACCGTGGTGTCCGTGGGCGAGGGCGTCACGCATGTCGCCCCGGGCGACGGCGTCGTCCTGAACTGGGCGCCCGCGTGCGGCAGTTGCCACGCCTGCCACCTGGGCGAGGTGTGGCTGTGCGGTAACGCGCTCACCGGCGCGGGCGAGGTGTACGCGCGCCGCTCCGACGGCACCGACCTGCACCCCGGCCTGAACGTCGCCGCGTTCGCCGAGGAGACCGTGGTCGCCGCCGCCTGCGTGCTTCCGGCGCCCGCCGGCGTCCCGCTCACCGACGCTGCCCTGCTCGGCTGCGCCGTCCTGACCGGGTACGGCGCCGTGCACCACGCGGCCCGTGTCCAGGAGGGCGAGACGGTCGCCGTCTTCGGGGCGGGCGGTGTGGGCCTCGCCGCGCTCCAGGCGGCCCGGATCGCCGGGGCCGCGCGGATCGTGGCGGTCGACGTCTCCCCGGCGAAGGAGGACCTCGCGCGGGCCGCGGGCGCCACCGAGTACGTCGTCGCCTCCGACGCCACCGCCCGCGCCGTCCGCGCACTGACCGGCGGCCACGGCGTCGACGTGGCGGTGGAGTGCGTGGGGCGCGCCGTCACGATCCGCACCGCCTGGGAGTCGACGCGGCGCGGCGGCCGGACCACGGTCGTCGGCATCGGCGGCAAGGAGCAGCAGGTCACCTTCAACGCCCTGGAGCTCTTCCACTGGGGCCGCACCCTGTCCGGCTGCGTCTACGGCAACTCCGACCCGGCCGTCGACCTGCCCGTCCTCGCCGAGCACGTCCGCGCGGGCCGCCTGGACCTCGGCGCCCTCGTGACCGACCGCATCGGCCTCGACGGCATCCCGGCGGCGTTCGCGAACATGGTGGCGGGCAAGGGCGGCCGGGCTCTGGTGGTGTTCTAG